In Melospiza melodia melodia isolate bMelMel2 chromosome 20, bMelMel2.pri, whole genome shotgun sequence, a single genomic region encodes these proteins:
- the MN1 gene encoding transcriptional activator MN1: MFGLEQFEPQNSGRSGGQAERGFGQPGLSMSAHFKAPAFPGGGPAPADPALGALGEPPLLGMNMSLAGDGYGFPGRGPGELHGGGMQPPVHGFFGGQQPHGGPGGAPHPHQHPPHFGGGFGPDPGASCVHGGRLLGYSGALGGQTAFADGYEHMAEGQSGEGFGQQRPGTLPDFQHHGAGAASHAVPAPCLPLDQSPNRAASFHGLPAAGSSEPHGLEPRRLPAQGGVDSLEYNYPGDGPASHFELPVFSPSEPEGQLPHYGGGRQVPAGGSFAGAPALPRAPGMAVAKAHPPQQHGVFFERFGGARKMSASLEPGANARHPLMQQQQPPPPPQAPQQPPGLLARQNSCPPAIPRQQQTEANAPNSNLQDNGPIMQNQHAQFEYPIHRLENRNMHPYTDPVFNMQHPPPQQPPNQRLQHFDAPYVSVAKRPRFDFPNTPGVERCASWGGGMHGPAMESHLSPTAYPGLPGEFTPPAPEAFGGPLPHGGPEHPALAQRQNAALVMKQMASRSQQRLRPPSLQQLGHHGEVGAPGSLPPPAFEREAGGGRSFDAPAPHLAPDSAWFAGPPPPGELLPRRLAAPGLPAEAAPHELGLQPGGPAVLFRPGASGLGLQEPLRMAGEGPAQALPSPGVHPPFTPTMGGLSQLQSPGSGVALPSAPAERRGPADFAAQPGFPFGAAARQPAAHGAAPALSASPGAYPPPPPEFPPPPPPRPAASKLGALSLGSFSKAASKDNVFGQSCLAALSTACQNMIASLGAPNLNVTFNKKSPAEAKRKLSQAEPDPPPAAPDYFPAGPPVGGGGTGKAAGAAPLLPAESSLSPGYALEPVPGGEGKAGGGRGRGRRKRDSGHVSPGTFFEKFSAAEGGGAGVSPGQPAVPVAAGAPPGAAGAERGGGTPHDKPLTSPSWGKGSELLLAEQPDLMSSLDSGIQSVTKSDGSSPHVDFPDEVSTSYGNEDEVSSSSDNATSKPTRSPLLGGSPKLPRGEHALLNGQKPLALGLLSTSTSTPDSYGLSTTAGAHPGTPSMEQVRTPTSTSAQDEIHPLEILQAQIQLQRQQFSISEDQPLGLKSKKGECAGQNGDSDLGSCCSEGVKGTMSTIDLDSLMAEHNSTWYLPGEKALMEGQEEDKPMAPWEKPKPPNPSKEAHDLPPSKTAAAQTGAHLQCLSVHCTDDVGEAKGRTAVPTWRSLHSDISNRFGTFVAALT; this comes from the coding sequence ATGTTCGGGCTGGAGCAGTTCGAGCCGCAGAACAGCGGCCGGAGCGGCGGGCAGGCGGAGCGGGGCTTCGGCCAGCCCGGACTGAGCATGAGCGCGCACTTCAAGGCGCCGGCCTTCCCCGGCGGCGGCCCGGCACCGGCGGACCCGGCCCTGGGAGCGCTGGGCGAGCCGCCCCTCCTGGGCATGAACATGAGCCTGGCCGGGGACGGCTACGGCTTCCCGGGCCGCGGCCCCGGCGAGCTGCACGGCGGCGGCATGCAGCCGCCCGTGCACGGTTTCTTCGGCGGACAGCAGCCGCACGGCGGCCCCGGCGGCGCCCCCCACCCGCACCAGCACCCCCCGCACTTCGGCGGCGGCTTCGGGCCCGACCCCGGCGCCTCCTGCGTGCACGGCGGGCGCCTTCTGGGCTACAGCGGTGCGCTGGGCGGGCAGACGGCGTTCGCCGACGGCTACGAGCACATGGCCGAGGGCCAGAGCGGCGAGGGCTTCGGGCAGCAGCGCCCCGGGACCTTGCCCGATTTCCAGCACCACGGCGCCGGCGCCGCCAGCCACGCCGTGCCGGCGCCCTGCCTGCCCCTCGACCAGTCCCCCAACCGCGCTGCCTCCTTCCACGGGCTGCCGGCGGCCGGCTCCTCCGAGCCCCACGGCCTGGAGCCGCGGCGGCTGCCGGCGCAGGGCGGCGTGGACTCGCTGGAATACAATTACCCTGGCGACGGCCCTGCCAGCCACTTCGAGCTGCCCGTCTTCTCCCCGTCGGAGCCGGAGGGGCAGCTGCCGCACTACGGCGGCGGGCGGCAGGTGCCGGCGGGCGGCAGCTTCGCGGGGGCgcccgccctgccccgggctccgGGCATGGCCGTGGCCAAGGCGCACCCGCCGCAGCAGCACGGCGTCTTCTTCGAGCGCTTCGGGGGGGCGCGGAAGATGTCGGCCAGTCTGGAGCCGGGGGCCAACGCCAGGCACCCgctgatgcagcagcagcagccgccaccACCACCGCAAGCACCGCAGCAGCCGCCGGGCTTGCTGGCCAGACAGAACTCCTGCCCGCCAGCCATCCCTAGGCAACAGCAAACAGAAGCCAACGCTCCCAACTCCAACCTGCAGGACAATGGGCCCATAATGCAGAACCAGCATGCACAGTTTGAATACCCTATTCACAGACTGGAGAACAGGAATATGCATCCCTACACCGACCCCGTGTTTAATATGCAGCACCCTCCTCCGCAACAGCCACCAAATCAAAGACTGCAGCACTTCGATGCCCCCTACGTGAGCGTCGCCAAGAGGCCGCGGTTTGACTTCCCCAACACTCCTGGCGTCGAGCGCTGTGCCTCCTGGGGCGGCGGCATGCACGGCCCGGCCATGGAGAGTCACCTTTCCCCGACGGCCTACCCTGGCCTGCCGGGCGAGTTCACCCCGCCGGCACCTGAGGCCTTTGGGGGCCCGTTGCCACACGGCGGTCCTGAGCACCCGGCACTGGCGCAGCGCCAGAACGCGGCCCTGGTGATGAAGCAGATGGCCTCGCGAAGCCAGCAGCGCCTGCGGCCGCCCAgtctgcagcagctggggcaccATGGTGAGGTGGGCGCACCCGGCAGCCTGCCCCCGCCAGCCTTCGAGCGGGAGGCTGGTGGCGGCCGCAGCTTCGATGCGCCGGCGCCGCACCTGGCCCCCGACAGCGCCTGGTTCGCAGGGCCACCGCCGCCCGGGGAGCTGCTGCCGAGGCGCTTGGCAGCGCCCGGGCTACCGGCCGAGGCAGCCCCCCACGAGCTGGGCCTGCAGCCGGGCGGCCCTGCCGTGCTCTTCCGGCCGGGTGCcagtgggctggggctgcaggagcccttGCGGATGGCAGGCGAGGGGCCGGCGCAGGCCCTGCCGTCGCCCGGCGTCCACCCGCCCTTCACACCCACAATGGGTGGCCTCTCGCAGCTGCAGTCACCAGGCAGCGGTGTGgcactgcccagtgcccctgccgAGCGCCGTGGCCCCGCCGACTTCGCCGCTCAGCCTGGCTTCCCCTTTGGCGCGGCAGCGCGGCAGCCGGCGGCCCACGGGGCTGCACCTGCCCTGAGCGCCTCGCCAGGTGCCTACCCACCGCCCCCGCCCGAGTTTCCCCCGCCACCCCCACCGCGGCCCGCTGCCAGCAAGCTGGGTGCCCTCTCGCTGGGCTCCTTCAGCAAGGCGGCCAGCAAGGACAATGTCTTCGGGCAGAGCTGCCTGGCTGCCCTCTCCACTGCCTGCCAAAACATGATCGCGAGTCTGGGCGCTCCCAATCTCAACGTCACCTTCAACAAGAAGAGCCCGGCCGAGGCCAAGCGCAAGCTCAGCCAGGCCGAGCCTGACCCGCCACCTGCTGCCCCGGACTACTTCCCAGCGGGGCCGCCAGTAGGTGGGGGTGGCACGGGCAAAGCAGCGggcgctgccccgctgctgcctgCGGAGAGCAGCCTCTCGCCCGGCTACGCGCTGGAGCCGGTGCCCGGTGGCGAGGGGAAGGCGGGTGGCGGGCGGGGTCGGGGTCGCCGGAAACGGGACAGTGGGCACGTCAGCCCCGGCACGTTTTTTGAGAAGTTCTCAGCTGCCGAGGGCGGGGGAGCCGGTGTCAGCCCAGGGCAGCCGGCAGTGCCGGTGGCGGCGGGGGCCCCgccgggggctgcgggcgctGAGCGCGGCGGAGGCACCCCTCATGACAAGCCCCTGACCTCCCCGTCCTGGGGCAAGGGCAGCGAACTGTTGCTGGCGGAGCAGCCCGACCTGATGTCCTCCCTGGACAGCGGCATCCAGAGCGTGACCAAGTCGGACGGCAGCTCCCCGCACGTGGACTTTCCCGACGAGGTCAGCACCAGCTACGGCAACGAGGACGAGGTGTCCTCCAGCTCCGACAACGCCACCTCCAAGCCCACCCGTAGCCCGCTGCTGGGTGGCTCGCCCAAGCTGCCCCGTGGGGAGCACGCACTTCTCAACGGACAGAAGCCCCTGGCCCTTGGCCTTCTCAGTACATCTACCTCGACCCCCGACAGCTATGGGCTCAGCACCACGGCGGGCGCTCACCCTGGCACGCCAAGCATGGAGCAGGTGCGGACCCCCACGAGCACCTCGGCCCAGGATGAGATCCACCCCCTGGAGATCCTGCAGGCACAGATCCAGCTCCAGCGGCAGCAGTTCAGCATCTCGGAAGACCAGCCCTTGGGGTTGAAGAGCAAGAAGGGGGAGTGTGCGGGGCAGAATGGGGACAGTgacctgggcagctgctgctcgGAGGGTGTCAAGGGCACCATGAGCACCATCGACCTGGACTCCCTGATGGCAGAGCACAACTCCACCTGGTACCTGCCTGGAGAGAAGGCCCTgatggaggggcaggaggaggacaAGCCCATGGCGCCCTGGGAGAAGCCCAAGCCCCCGAACCCCAGCAAAGAAG